Part of the Deltaproteobacteria bacterium genome is shown below.
TTCGGAGGTGGTGTGAGGTCGACGCGAATCCTAGCGTACGGCGTGTTCGCCATGGCGCTGCCGATGTTTTCCGCGCAAGTGTTCGCGCAAGCGGCCAACGTTGAAGTGACCGTGCAGAACGTCGCCGCGGTGTCCTTCGATTACGCGTTGACCGATGACGCCGGCAATGTCGTCGATAGCAGCAAGGGCAAGGCGCCGCTGACCTACACTCATGGCAACCGGCAGATCGTTCCGGGTTTGGAAGCCGCGCTAACCGGCATGAAAGTCGGCGAGGAGAAAAAGGTCACGGTCAAACCTGAAAATGGTTATGGGCCGGTCAATCCTCAAGGGTTTCAAGAAGTGGCTAAAGACAAGCTGCCGCCCAACGCCCTCAAGGTTGGTACGATATTGACTGCCCAAGGGCCCCAGGGGCAAGCGATGCCGGTGCGTGTGCATGAGATCAAAGAGAATACGGTGATCATGGACTTCAATCATCCACTGGCGGGAAAAACTCTCAACTTCGAGATCAAGATCACCGACATCAAACCGGCGCTGAAATAATTCCGCGAACAAACCGCTTCGACAGCATCGGCGCCAATCCATCGGCCCACACTGTTGGTTGCTTGACCCGATTGCGACCTGTCTAATAAGTTGCGGCTGAGCGCTCTTAACCGTTTATTTTCTTGAGGTACCTTTGGCTCTGTTGCTCCGCCGTTCGGAAGTTTCTCATTTGCTCGATCTGCGCCAAGCGATGGCCGCGTTGGAGCGGACGTTTCGCGAACAAGCCAACGGCCAGGTGAAGCAAGTGGCGCCGCTGCGTTTCATGAACCGCGGTATGCGCATGGTCGTCGGCGGCC
Proteins encoded:
- a CDS encoding peptidylprolyl isomerase yields the protein MFSAQVFAQAANVEVTVQNVAAVSFDYALTDDAGNVVDSSKGKAPLTYTHGNRQIVPGLEAALTGMKVGEEKKVTVKPENGYGPVNPQGFQEVAKDKLPPNALKVGTILTAQGPQGQAMPVRVHEIKENTVIMDFNHPLAGKTLNFEIKITDIKPALK